atggaatttacagtatatttggaTTTTCTGTCCCCTTTACAGCTTAAGACAAAAGCCAAACTGAATAAGTTTGTGAAGGTCATTGGTCTCCCTAAGAAGAATGGGGAAACTCCAGCAAACGTGAAGTGCTCTGTAGCTGGCTGGGGCATGGTGAAATCCAAGTCATATGCATCAGATGTTCTGATGCAGACCACCGTCAAGACTGGGAGTAACTCTGATTGCAAGCGGGTGTGGCAGAAGCACTTCAAACCTTCACAAATGATGTGTACTCTCACTGACGCAGGAAAAGGATTTTGCCAGGTAATAACTTGTTGAGGTTAAGTCAACGTCAAGTCATTGTTAGTTGGTCAGTTAGTACTAGCTTATTCAAGGTAATACAGTAGGGAAATAGTCAAACAATTGATAGTAGTTTGAGTTGCGTTCAAgttttaaatgtgtttgtttcacTTTCCAGGGAGACTCAGGAGGGCCACTGGTTTGCAACTCAAAGGCGCAGGGTATTGTGGCtttcaattttaaagaaaaCTGTAAAGACAGGAGTTATCCACATGTGTACATGAAAATCAATTTCTTCATGCCCTGGATTAAAGAGAAGCTGAATGAATAGGTGTTTTTATACTTGATGGAATAATTCATTTGTTAAATCTTTGTTCGTATAAAGGTATTATCAACAAATAGCAATACATTTTTGTCTGCTATTACTTGTTGTATTTGATCACAATAAATGTTTAGCTCCAGTTATCAATAAGGGATTAAGGAATCGAAAAGACAGTATGTGGATTCAGTCTTTTTACAACACTTATGTGCTTATTAGGTAGATATTCTATGTTGCTAgtaattatttttgtattttagaGGATTTTTTCAATAAAGCTTAAAAAACAATTCCAAATGAGTCTCTTAGTGGTTTTCAGATGAACAGACTGATGGGTTCTTGTTCTTCTAAAAGAAAGGTGTGATATTTCCATTCTACCTCTGCTCTCATTCTGAATCAGCTGAGACCACCAACCAACCACCTTTCCTGTGCGTGACTGCAGGgctttttgagtgtgtgtgttggtgggagtGGTGATACAGCAGCCTATATAGCTAACAGGAGTTCCCTGCATCTCCACATCAACCATGTGTCTGCTGTATCTGCTGGTCCTAGTCCAGCTCCTTGCCACCTCTGGTGAGTTTCTATTCATTACATTTTCCTGAACCCCTGAGCTGTTTCCTGGCAGACTAGTCTTATGTCTCTTTTCTTCAGTTTAGTCTTGGTTCTCGCAATAACCCTCTGTTAAGATTTGTTCGGCATTTGCTATTTTGTGGTTATCTTGCAACATCACCACAACTGATGTGTTGGGGAAATATTTAGCAGGATGTACAGTCTGAACTGTGAACCTTTGCTCATTCGTTGTTTGCAATATGTATTTCCTCCTGTAGGGGCATCTCAGAGTGGTATAGTAGGAGGTAATGAAGCTAAGAAGCACTCCAGACCCTACATGGTGTCCCTCCAGCACAACGGAGCACACTGCTGTGGGGGAATGCTGATCCGGGAGGATTTTGTCCTGACTTCCGGACACTGTTTAGAGTCAGCCATTTTCCTTCTTTATGTTACGCCAGACAGATTGTGATGTGTGTTAAAGTGCCTTGGCACAATGACAGTCATCCTTATTCTGTTGATGGATTTGGTCAACAAACAGCTCTCCCGTGTCCATTTAGACTGGAGGAGTTTGAAATGCATGGTGTCATGTCCCACGTTTGTGTGGTTGCTGTACATCATAACTATTCAATCTTTAAACCTTTTTATGAGCTTAATTCACACAGTTCACAATTTCTCTATATACCTATTCATTCATACATGTGTACATTCTGATGAAATATCTATTCAAATTCCATTTGGGAAAATGTGCTGTTGAATATATCGGAACGGAATAATTCCCCCTTTCGGAAAGCACAtaactttttaaatgtattgtTAGCTCTCAAGTTTGACATACATACCTAATTTCCTACCTTCCCCTTTAAGAATTTGGTTTTTCAGAGTTACCTattctatttttattattattaaacaaTCATATCTATTATCAGATATTACCCTTTAACGGTCGTCCTCGGTGCACACAATCTATCCAAGCCTGAGAAGACTCAGAAGATTGAGGTGGGCCGTTACCTACGCCATCCTTTACAGCTATGTTTTAATCAGACTGATTATGATGTCATGCTACTAAAGGTAAATATCTATACATTTAAGACGTATGGCTCCACCACAGATAGTTGATGAGCAATCTAAATATAATCACTGAAAAATAGTTCCAAAGATAACCTCAAATttgaataataacaataaacttatggaatttacagtatatttggaTTTTCTTTCCCTTTTACAGCTTAAGACAAAAGCCAAACTGAATAAGTTTGTGAAGGTCATTGGTCTCCCTAAGGAGAACGAGGAAACTCCAGCAAACATGAAGTGCTCTGTAGCTGGCTGGGGCATGGTGAAATCCAAGTCAAATGCATCAGATGTTCTGATGCAGACCACCGTCAAGACTGGGAGTAACTCTGATTGCAAGGTGTGGCAGGACCACTTCAAACCTTTACAAATGATGTGTACTCTCACTGATGAAGGAAAAGGATTTTGCCAGGTAATAACTTGTTGAGATTAAGTCAACGTCAAGTCAGTGTCAGTTGGTCAGTTAGTACTAGCTTATTCAAGGTAGTACAGTAGGGAAATAGTCAAACAATTGATAGTAGTTTGAGTTGCGTTCAAGTTTTAAATGTGCTTGTTTCACTTCCCAGGGAGACTCAGGAGGGCCTCTGGTTTGCAACTCAAAGGCGCAGGGTATTGTGGCTTTCAATTATGGAGAAAACTGTAAAGACACAAGGTATCCACATGTGTACATGAAAATCCCTTTCTTCATGCCCTGGATTAAAGAGATGCTGAATGGATAGCTGTTTTTATGCCTGATGGAAAAATTCATTTGTTAAATCTTTGTTAGTATAAAGGTATTATCAACAAATAGCAATAAATTTTTGTCAGCTATTACTTGTTGTTTTTGATCACAATAAATATTTGGCTCCAGTTATCAATAAGTAATTAAAACTATGTGCAACGTATCCTTTACTGGGTCCTTGTGATGTATAATAGGACTAATACAATCTAAAACAGACAATTGCGATGTCAATTGTAATCAACAGTATGGCCTGTTCCAACAGCACTAAACACACCTGGATTCAGGACAGATAAGCAATCTTTTTTTATTACAGTATCTGTACagcaattatttgtttgtattttCTTAGTTAACCAATTACTGCTAATTCTTCATTTGTTGGGAAGAAATTCAATAACGTGCATCTTTTTCTGTGTCCGTATTACTGTATTATCTCTTAACATATGACAAGCACGAGCGCCACAAAATATACAATCCACTTGCTGATGTAGCAAAAATCTGAGAAAGGGTAGCATTACATTAGCATCAGTGTGGAACAGACAACTCAAGTCTGTTGGAAACATTTTTGTAAATAGACGAGCAAATGCATGtcaaaattaataaatgtaagaTTCCCCCTGTGCACCAACACCGCTACTTCTTAAAGCAATCAACACAACTGTGTTTTATTTCTATTTACAAGTTGTCTTATTAGGAATTAAATCATGCGTGGGAAACAGAAGAacgtagagaaagaaagagagaaatgctGTGCTGCAGAGTTACAACCACAGACCACTCATGCCCTGTGGCTGCAAGCTCAGTCGTAGTGTTGGCTTTTGAAGTTGAACCTTTTTCGCTCTGTGAAACCAGTCATCTGAAGAGAGGGGAAGTCATATTTTTTTGATAGAGAATGAACAGGTGACTGTATCAACATGCTATGCACTAAAACTGAGGACGTTGAAAGACAAAAAACAACATTATACATACTTGACTTGGATCTCTCGTGAAGTATCTCTTCTCGATGACCTAACAGAAATGGGACAGACAACAGACTGCTCACATACAAACTTAGGCAAACTATTCAATTTAATATTTGTGTTCCATTCGTAGTGCAtgccaatacacacaaacacacatatacagtatatatttacaATCATCATAACATCTCACCTTGTCAAAGAACCTACTTAGCTTCACTGCATTAGAGGTACCGGCAGCTAGATATCTTGGATTGGTGGAGTCCTGCAATAATAGCAAATGTACCATAACAAGCTGTTCCAATGGCTTACGGTACAAAACTAGGCTAATTGGCGTTGCACATTAGCGGTGGCTAGCTTGATGGTCGCAGAGGACTCCAACAAGAAAGGTTAGAGGTAGCTACCAGATTGATCTCTTCGGCGTTGAAGTCTTCAGAGAGGAAGGCTGTCCTGTTGAGAACATCGCTGCGCTTGTTTTCTGGGATCTGGTCAAACTTGGTGCCGATCAACAACAAAGGCACTGGGTTCTCAGCAAACTGCTCTCTGTCATAATCACTGAAGCATTCACACAAAGAGGGGATATTACAAAACACTAGCGCAAAAAGCTTAGCGATATCTGAAGTAGTTATGTATGTAAGTTATAATATTAGTAGCTGTAGTAGCCTATAATATAATTATTCTCTGCTATGTGCTGACTGTTGTGACAAAACAAACCCATTTGATACGATAACTCCTGTTGGCGACGAGTCTCTGTTTAAGGCTTCTAAAGACCAGCGATATAGATTTTGGGAGGATTTCTTGTTCGTCAGATcgtgaactagtataatgcctGCAAAGATGCAAAAGACGCATTATTACCACCTGATCCATGGACGTGTTTGTTTTCTGAATGCTTTATACCCACAAAGTATACTAATCACCATTGACTGAGTTGTAGAAAACCGCTCTGGTGCTTTTAACACTGCTAGCACTTCCTACTGACCCTCCAACATCCCATAATTCAATGTAGAAGGTCTTCTCCTCCGGGGTACCTTCCTTGTAGTCATGCGCCTGTAATGATATTTCATAAACAACCCTCAAAGCAACACATGACAGTTGTCGCAGCCAGGAACCAACAACAGACTGATCGCTCGTTGAGTCACTCAGCGCTTCCTTCTTACCCGCACATCTACAGAGCAACCAACGGTCCATGAAGGATTCCCCAAAACCTGATTTTGACACAGCAGATGGACTAATGAAGACTTCCCCACACCTGTCACGGAAAAGACAGGAGGACACATTGTAGTTTAGCCTCCTACAACTAAGAGTTGGCTAGTATTTAAGAATAGGCCTACACACGGGTTGATTGGCTGGCTAGCCTAGCTATGTTACTAACGTTTACATTAGCTCGGCTAGCTGTTCAAAAGTGTATTCTTATTTAGTGTTCGACAACAAGCGCTTGTTCAACAACAAGCGCTGTTGCTTTCCTAACACAgggcagtagcagctaatcgaCGGACTTTTATGTAAATAAACCAACTTTAGATTAAACCAAGTCCGCGAACATATCCTTTATTTATGTCAGACAGGTGAAAATACTACTATCTATTTAAAATATAAAAATTATAGCGCTACTTACCGGAATCTCCCAAAACTAATACTTTCACTCTGTCAAGAGAAGCCATTTTTGTGAACCAGAAGTATATCAAAGTATCCCCGGGCCTCAAACAACGTTGCACTCTGATTGGACATGGTTTTGTTTACCGGGTTTCATTTCCGGGACATCAGTGAAGCGTGATACACGAAACAATCGCCTGAACTTGATTACAGGAACAAATGTAATCTTATAAAGTAAGCGACGGTCACAAACCTTATACGCTTAGCTCTTCGTAGTACTATTAGTCTCGCTTTTTACGTTATGACTTGAACCATCAatcggctagctagctagctattaaaTTTGTTGTTAGCTAgactaactagctagcttgaCTAGCTTTGCTGTTTTTATTGCAAAAGTAGAAAATACTTTTTTCAGGAAAATGCACTAATCATGAATAACTTTAAACAAATGGCAATGTTGTAGAGATTAACCAGTTGAAGAATCGTAACTAGCATAGCTGGCAAATATTCTTGACTCAACCGCATGTCGCTCGGTAGCAACTAGTTGTAGTTAGCTAGTAAAGTGAACTAGCAAGCTGGTGAGCCAACGTCGGCAAGATATTTAGTTGGCATAGCAGAACGTCAGCATTTGTATGTGctttaaattgtatttttaaGCAACGCCTAGTCGAGTTATCCAGTTGGCAGTTAGTAGACAGGTTATTACGGCAGCCAGCTAAATTATCATGTTGTGTCGTCTTGTGAAGAAATTTGCAATCGTTTAATCGTTACTCCACAGAATCCATTCCCACGAACAGCAGCAGCCCTGCTCCCAATTGGCTGGAGTCCTTTCCAGAAACAGTCCCTCTCACCGTGGCATTTTGCCGGTCTCCTACACCTTTGCTTGCGGAGCCAAACTATCGGTACAGCTCATTCCCACCACACAATATACGTGTACAGCACAGACTTCTGCCATTGTACTGTCCACCAGTACTGAGGCCTATTTCCTAAAGCATATTTTATATTCTATACTCTCTCTAGCACACTCCTATGAACCGTTGAAGATGAGTGAGCCAGAGCTACTGACAGAGGTCCCTGCTGCATTGAAGCGCCTCGCCAAACAAGTAGTTCGGGGCTTCTACGGAGTGGAGCACGCCCTGGCCCTGGACGTGCTCATCCGCAACCCCTGCGTCCGCGAGGAGGACATGCTGGAGCTGCTGAAGTTCGACCGCAAGCAGCTGCGCTCGGTGCTCAACACGCTGAAGGGGGACAAGTTCGTCAAGTGCCGCATGAGGGTGGAGACAGCGGCCGACGGGAAAACCACGCGCCACAACTACTACTTCATCAACTACCGTCTGCTGGTCAACGTGGTGAAGTACAAGCTGGACCACATGCGGCGGCGCATTGAGACGGACGAGCGCGACTCCACCAACCGGGCGTCCTTCCTCTGCCCCTGCTGCTACAGCACCTTCACTGACCTGGAGGCCAACCAGCTGTTCGACCCCATGACAggtgagagggaagggggaagggggagacccAGCCTATtgacaggtgagagagaaggggtggggggagagggagaaggttgTTTTAGTGGATGGGATTAGATAGATAGTTTAAGATAAATCTGAAGAAATGGACAGAATTAAAGCATGGAGGCAAATGGGGCTGTGAGCATGCAATAATCAAGCTCACTATTAAGATAAACCCAGATATTCGGTGGCTTTAGACCAGTTATGGTGAGTAACATCAGTAAGTCCTTCTTgaacactagatggcagtataCGTCTTCACCAGAGCAACTGGACAACTGACAGCTATACGTACACAGCTGAATGGATCTAGCCTGCATTTAAGACCCAGTTACGCAATAATCCTGATATTACCTGGGAGGAGGCTCAAGAGTTCAAGACATTTTTGAGAAACCCTCGTCTGCCCTGTCATCCCTCACCGAGGAGCTCTCTGCTGTCCCTTCTGTTTCCTGCACACAGTCCGAGGATCACGGGCGCGGTGCTCTGAGTGGCTCCAGTTTGCCTTTCAGTGCTTCCTGCCATGTATAATTCATCCGACCTGCAGTTCAGTActgcctctctcgcccccctcccttgcCCCAGAATTATTTACTAAGagtgaagggaaagagagttCTGTACTCGCACACCCACACgttcacatacatacacacactcacttactctaacacacacagtacactggCACACCTCCTGCGGGTGAGTCAGGCTATAACTCTCAGGCTTGGCTTGTTGGCAGTGGGCTTGTCGTGGTGAGGACTGTATAATGCGCGGGGGTATTTCACCCCaacccaaacacatacacaaatcagCTGTGTGACGCCAGGTCTATCGCCGGCCTCTTTCCGGGGCGTCCGTTTCCTATCAGGAGGACAGCTGGGGTCTGGGCTCAGGGCCTAGTCTGAAGGAGGGCTGAACAGTCAGCCCAGCCCCTGCGTATGACTCCTGCTGATCTGCAGGTGCGGAAGTTTTAAAGCCTCGGGCCTTTATACACCCAATTGCACTGGCATGGAGAGCAAACAAGCACTCACAAAAAGTAGATCCCTCTCATCGAACAGGTTTCTCCACGCCTGTTTACCAGGTttgatttttaaaatatttttgggtGCGTCCTCTTGTAAAACTCCCATCAGGTTGTAAAACTCCCATCAAAATATCTCTGAATTCACTTTTATTTGTGAGTCAATGGTGAAAGCTCATGATTTATACTTCCCATTACTCTCTTTCAGTACAAGTGAATACCAGTGGGTCTTTCACATGCATGCAGCCTGTCATACGAGTCGCCGCAAGGtagtgtgtacatttacatttagtcatttagcagacgctcttatccagagcgacttacagtaagtacagggacattaccccgaggaaagtaggttgaagtaccttgcccaaggacacaacgtcatttagcacagccgggattcgaaccaacaaccttctgattaatagcctaactccctaaccgctcagccatctgacccccaaagTGTAAGGCACGTGTGTATTCAGTAGGCAGGTGCGTAGAGGCAGATCAAGCTGAGGACTGAGGGTTTAGTCACGTTATTGTGCTTGATGATCACAAAGTCATTGGAGTGTCCTGGGAGGATGACGCAGTGAGTGGGAGAAAGATGTATTTTTATTGTGAAGGTAGCATGTCATTACATAGACAGGGAACATTTGCTTATGATCTTTTCAGCTCTTTCAGTTATGCCTGGATACATTTTCAATCAggataaatactttttttttttttttgagggggTGTGGAAATTGGATGTCTTTTCAGTGTTTCTGATTACCTCACCAGTAAATGACTGTGCCCCTCCACCTGTCACAGTGATCACGCGAAGCACAAAATAAGGACATTACAACTGAGTAACTGTGTTCTGAGCATGTGTCTGCCCCAAGGAACCTGCCTCGTGCCACTTTGTACATCACAGTTGTTAAGGGAGGTGGCCTATAAAAGGACTCCCATTTGTGCAAAGTGAAAAACATGGTTACAGTCCAATTTGGAGATTTGGCTTCTTAATTATGGTGCACATTAGCAGATAGCACCAGGGCTGGTCTTATCCGGCGTCGAGTTCTTGCCAAGAAACATATTAGTCAACCAGCAGTCCATTTgtgcaacaataacacacaGTAATAACCTCTTTATTTGAAAAACAAAAGAATTGGCACAGATCGGAATGCAACACCAGGCCTGTCTGACTTGGATAGGATTTTTTATTGCAGGGTGGAGGGACGTActcacaggggagggggggggggggaagagaggaaagaagtGATTGATCGCTCCAATGTTTAttcatttctttctctcatcccGTCTCGGAGAACTGGCACCTGTCCAGGATGCACTGTACTGCAAAgtggatgacatcacttcctccccccctgctgCACTGGGAGCTGTTCATTACTTTGTATGCAAGTGTGTCTTTGCTAGAGGCAGAGAGTAGCCTAGATTTCCACAGGGAGAAGGAGCAAGAAAACCAGAACCAGGACTCGCTTTTTGACGTCAGTCCTCTTCAGTGAGAGAATCCAGACATCACTACGTCCATGATTTCTATAAAATTCTGAACCATATTGGCTGTCCACCTGTTCACATTTTTTGAGTTTCAGTATAGGGCCCATATTTGAATATAAATTAAAATACAAATTGAAAAATCACATTAAATTATTGTCAAAAGCACAGTTTTGATCTGTTTTGACACAGCACCTGTCACGATGTAGTTCAGAACTCTTTGACTGCTGGCTGAACATGCTGTTCAGTTTGTTCTTCTTGATCAAAGACGATGTGCTTAACTTTTTCGTCACGGTGAAGCTTAATGACGTCACTttgccaccaaacaggaagagaTGTCATCCACTGGGACTGTTGCTAGGATACAGTGTGAAAACAGTCAAAGAAGTGTAAGTCAGTCTGTGTGCAAAATCATATTAAAACGGAGCAAAACAACATGAAACCAAgacattgaacaaataaaaatGCTGCGAAATCATGTTGTAAAGAGGAAAAATCAAACTGGGAGGCGCTGTGTCCATCTCTGGGCCCCTGGTGGGACTGTGTTGTGTCCATCACTGGGCCCCCGGTGGGACTGTGCTGTGTCCATCACTGGGCCCCCGGTGGGACTGTGCTGTGTCCATCACTGGGCCCCTGGTGGGACTGTGCTGTGTCCATCACTGGGCCCCTGGTGGGACTGTGCTGTGTCCATCACTGGACATCAGATGTCTGCCACTTCAGGTGTCCGCCTTTGGCAGTCGACCGACCTGAAAAGAGCATGTGTTGTAAGCGGTCCCGGTCCTCCTCACGTCTGAGACCCGAGCTGCTTCTGACTGCCGCTTGTGTCAGCCCCTAATAATGAGCTTCAGCAACACTCCTCACCAACTTATGTAGGTGGTTTAGtatattatatgttagcttatcataggtgtAACCTATGATCTGAGGACTGTCATgctatgccaggttgctttgtgttgtcttgtccaaagaatttcagtgcccagtctgaccctgtgttgttctatgaatctgacaataaaatacttggaactTGAACAACATCCACTGAGGAGGATGTTCACATGGTCCAGGGATTCTTCTAGCAATTCTGTTGAGTCTCCGACATTGATTAAAAAAAGTGAAGTGTCTCTGGGCAGCTTTGGAGTTTAATCACCATTGATTCTAAAGAAGACTTAAGACACGGCGACACGGACAGGGCCAAATGTAACAGCACCTTTAACAGCGGCATAAACCTCGATGAgttatgttttttttggggTGGGGGGAACAGATGTCTCCTCCATCCTGATTGGACGagtgtttcccacagagaaGTAGATGTGTATCGCTATTGGGCTGGTGTCTCCAGCAGATAAGTCGATTTTAATCGTGATTTGGAGGGTGTCTCCGACTGATAAACAGATCTCCGCCTTGATTGGGTGGGTGTCTCCCTCAGATAAGGAGATCTCCGCGCAGATGGGGCGACTGTTTTAAAGAGATAAGCAGCTTTCCGTAATTGTGGGGTGTTTTTCCAGAacgtcttcccctctctggcGTTTCTTGTCTCTGACAAAGTCACAGAGGATCTGAAAGTTGTCTCAAACCCGTCCTTGGCCTTGGAGTACTAAAATGCTGTTGTTGACCCTTAGATGGTTTACCGTTTTTTTGGCCACAGAACAAACATCCTTATCATCTATTGATGATATTACTCTGATTGATATTACTCTGATTGACATTACTCCAATTAACGGCCTTAGCCTCTCAAGATGACAAGAGGTACAAGACAGGCAGCGACACACACCAAAGCCTTTCTCTTGGCAGTCGGCTTAGAGTAGAAGGCTTCTCTGCCTTCACTGTGGTCTCCCTCCAGGTCTGTCTGGTCTGTGGTCTCCTCagggtctctctggtctgtggTCTCCTCTGGGTCTGTGGTCTCCTCagggtctctctggtctgtggTCTCCTCTGGGTCTGTCTGGTCTGTGGTCTCCCTCAGGGTCTGTGGTCCCCTCAGGGTCTCTGGTCTCCTCagggtctctctggtctgtggTATCGTCTGTCCTCCGTATCACTTTGTGCTGCTACAGCAGTAACCCAGCCCTCGGAGCTAAGATGAGGATGGAGCAAGCAGCCAGTTCGCGTGTTAGCCAATCTGTTAGGCAGCTTTCTGCTAGCCAAGCAACACCTGACACCACATCACAGAGAATAGTACATGACTCTGCAGgtgacgcacacgcacacacaaaaaagaaaaagcgcATCTGTTTTCACCAGTCTTAATACATCGCTTCTAGTCCTATCCCAACACGACAGCCTGTTTGTTCAGACACGAAGGTCACTCAACCTACCTCCTGCTTACCTCGAAGCCGTTTTTCCTGTCACCTGTCTGGGTACGCCTCCCCTGACACACCACCGACCCTCCAGGACGTTTTGACAGTGATGTTTTCAGTCGGGGTGTGATTCGCCTCCAGTGGGTGTTACTTTCTGTTGGCTTGCAGCCGAAATTCAGGCAGAAGGCGAAGAAAACAAAGGCATACCTCAATATATCGATTgctgtgtctttctctttctagtGCGCTCTTAAGTTATGTGCTCTTACCTGCATCCCGTTCATCCCTGCCTGCTCATGCTGGAGAGAGGGTGTGCTTTCCCCCAAACTGCACAGGCCCGCAGGCCTGCAAAACTAAAACGCACAACGTACCAAACTTTTGACTAACTTTCCCACAAACTAAAAGGTCAGAACTTTTGCCCTGAGAGCGCAaaaaaggttccccacaaaTTGGCTTCACCCCCTGTCTTCTCGTACCACCTTCCAACACAATTAGTCAACCACTCTCCCAATTTATCCCACCTGCTCCACTCCCATCAGCCACCTCGAACTCCAGAGCCACAAAAAAAAGATGTTACAAAACCGTCCATGGCAGACTCTTTACAATTCTGGGCCAATTTATTCATATTTGATCAGCACACAGAAAGGAAGAACCCCTGAAATGACCCAGGAAACAGGGATCACCACGAACCAAAGAGAGACGCCTT
The DNA window shown above is from Osmerus eperlanus chromosome 3, fOsmEpe2.1, whole genome shotgun sequence and carries:
- the LOC134017149 gene encoding granzyme-like protein 1 gives rise to the protein MCLLYLLVLVQLLATSGASQSGIVGGHEAKPHSRPYMVSLQHNGAHCCGGMLIREDFVLTSGHCLESRKLTVVLGAHNLSKPEKTQQKIEVARYERHPLHLRYNQPEYDVMLLKLKTKAKLNKFVKVIGLPKKNGETPANVKCSVAGWGMVKSKSYASDVLMQTTVKTGSNSDCKRVWQKHFKPSQMMCTLTDAGKGFCQGDSGGPLVCNSKAQGIVAFNFKENCKDRSYPHVYMKINFFMPWIKEKLNE
- the rabl3 gene encoding rab-like protein 3, with product MASLDRVKVLVLGDSGVGKSSLVHLLCQNQVLGNPSWTVGCSVDVRAHDYKEGTPEEKTFYIELWDVGGSVGSASSVKSTRAVFYNSVNGIILVHDLTNKKSSQNLYRWSLEALNRDSSPTGVIVSNGDYDREQFAENPVPLLLIGTKFDQIPENKRSDVLNRTAFLSEDFNAEEINLDSTNPRYLAAGTSNAVKLSRFFDKVIEKRYFTRDPSQMTGFTERKRFNFKSQHYD
- the LOC134017150 gene encoding mast cell protease 1A-like — translated: MCLLYLLVLVQLLATSGASQSGIVGGNEAKKHSRPYMVSLQHNGAHCCGGMLIREDFVLTSGHCLEYYPLTVVLGAHNLSKPEKTQKIEVGRYLRHPLQLCFNQTDYDVMLLKLKTKAKLNKFVKVIGLPKENEETPANMKCSVAGWGMVKSKSNASDVLMQTTVKTGSNSDCKVWQDHFKPLQMMCTLTDEGKGFCQGDSGGPLVCNSKAQGIVAFNYGENCKDTRYPHVYMKIPFFMPWIKEMLNG